The following are encoded together in the Prosthecobacter sp. SYSU 5D2 genome:
- the ccsA gene encoding cytochrome c biogenesis protein CcsA, whose product MTSDRIALLLSTFAFLAAVFPALRALKTGDWRRGLVQKVIMAIGFLLQTEAIYLRGQVVGQCPMKSVSDILVFIAWSVVLLYFLVGTTYRVSLLGMFTAPLVVAMHVLAFAVPDAFPAYAAKGAIDPWVELHAALALIAYAAFALACVTGVMYLLQERFLKKHLIGGLFYQLPPIQGLAKAIQRQVFLGVLLLTASLAITFKLDTPITNPKLIIAWGVWGLYAIMGFTIWRHTLSPRQTARLAALGFIIPFVSLWLVT is encoded by the coding sequence ATGACCTCTGACCGGATCGCGCTCCTCCTGTCCACTTTCGCCTTTCTGGCGGCGGTGTTTCCGGCTTTGCGGGCACTCAAGACCGGTGACTGGCGGCGCGGGCTGGTGCAAAAGGTCATCATGGCCATCGGCTTCCTCCTGCAGACGGAGGCCATTTACCTGCGCGGCCAGGTCGTGGGCCAGTGCCCCATGAAGAGCGTCTCCGACATCCTGGTCTTCATCGCCTGGAGCGTAGTGCTGCTTTATTTCCTGGTGGGCACCACCTACCGCGTTTCTCTCCTCGGCATGTTCACCGCGCCCCTGGTGGTGGCCATGCACGTCCTGGCCTTTGCCGTGCCGGATGCCTTTCCTGCATATGCGGCCAAAGGTGCCATTGATCCCTGGGTGGAGCTGCACGCCGCGCTCGCCCTGATTGCCTACGCCGCCTTTGCCCTGGCCTGTGTCACGGGCGTCATGTACCTTTTGCAAGAGCGGTTTTTGAAAAAGCACCTCATCGGCGGCCTGTTTTACCAGCTTCCCCCCATCCAGGGCCTGGCCAAGGCCATCCAGCGCCAGGTTTTCCTCGGCGTCCTGCTGCTGACCGCCAGCCTGGCCATCACCTTCAAGCTGGATACACCCATCACGAATCCCAAACTCATCATCGCCTGGGGCGTGTGGGGTCTTTATGCCATCATGGGCTTCACCATCTGGCGGCACACCCTTTCCCCCCGCCAGACGGCCCGTCTGGCCGCCCTGGGATTCATCATCCCCTTCGTCTCCCTCTGGCTGGTGACCTGA
- the hemA gene encoding glutamyl-tRNA reductase: MIVPPSISEHLVCLGLNYRTTPVEVRERVAFPESKVPDAVQEIRQLPGFEESVVLSTCNRVELYATHSLSDPLQAHDTLVDYLVRRFELPPEQAEALVTYRLRSDEAARHLFRVVSGLDSMVLGETEIFGQVKQAYKVALETGSTGRALNKLFQQAFTVGKKVRHDTTIQRGSTSVGSVAVDLAEKVHDLKQCRVMLVGAGEMSRTCAQSLLSRGAQSIIVSNRSYDRAVELATEMKGRAMKFDEWEHALHEVDVIISSTSAPHFVIKPELIDQVMRKRRWDPLLIIDIAVPRDVDPAVNEIEGVYLYDIDALQAIADDGRRERERQLSACERIIEDHLEKYGFTNPASPLAASSHVAV, encoded by the coding sequence ATGATTGTCCCACCCTCCATTAGCGAGCATCTGGTCTGCCTGGGCCTGAACTACCGCACCACTCCCGTGGAGGTGCGGGAGCGCGTGGCCTTCCCCGAATCCAAGGTGCCGGATGCCGTCCAGGAGATCCGCCAGCTTCCCGGATTCGAAGAAAGCGTCGTGCTCAGTACCTGCAACCGCGTGGAGCTATACGCCACCCATTCCCTGAGTGATCCTCTCCAAGCTCACGATACCCTTGTGGACTACCTCGTCCGCCGCTTTGAGCTGCCCCCGGAGCAGGCCGAGGCCCTGGTCACCTACCGGCTGCGCTCGGATGAAGCCGCCCGCCACCTCTTCCGCGTCGTCAGCGGCCTGGACAGCATGGTCCTGGGCGAGACGGAGATCTTCGGCCAAGTCAAGCAGGCTTACAAAGTAGCTTTGGAAACCGGCAGCACTGGCCGTGCGCTGAACAAGCTCTTCCAGCAGGCTTTCACCGTGGGCAAAAAAGTCCGCCACGACACCACTATCCAGCGCGGCTCCACCAGCGTCGGCTCAGTGGCTGTGGACCTGGCGGAAAAAGTCCACGACCTGAAACAGTGCCGTGTCATGCTCGTCGGCGCTGGCGAAATGAGCCGCACCTGCGCCCAGAGCCTGCTTTCACGTGGAGCCCAGAGCATCATCGTCTCCAATCGCAGCTACGACCGCGCCGTCGAGCTGGCCACCGAGATGAAGGGCCGGGCCATGAAATTTGACGAATGGGAGCACGCCCTGCATGAGGTGGACGTCATCATCTCCAGCACCAGCGCGCCGCACTTTGTCATCAAGCCGGAGCTCATTGACCAGGTCATGCGCAAGCGCCGCTGGGATCCCCTGCTCATCATTGACATCGCCGTCCCACGCGACGTGGACCCCGCCGTCAACGAGATCGAAGGCGTGTATCTCTACGACATTGACGCCCTCCAGGCCATCGCCGACGACGGCCGCCGCGAGCGTGAGCGCCAGCTCAGCGCCTGCGAGCGCATTATCGAAGACCATTTAGAGAAATACGGCTTCACCAATCCCGCCTCCCCTTTGGCCGCCAGCAGCCACGTCGCCGTCTGA
- a CDS encoding diacylglycerol kinase family protein yields MPARIPVILNPAARSTHAAAREKVLRALTPEPELVVTESPGQATEIAEKLAREGHTLIVAAGGDGTMNEVLQGICRVNAERAPGEKHTALGVLPLGTMNVFSLELGLPSQDIAACWAQISSGRLKEVDLWMANDQYFVQLAGVGFDAEIIQETTWESKKRFGPLSYVMSAMQVLTRKPPVLTVTVEGRPAMHGSVVLIGAGKHYGGPVAVFPKACNQDGLLDVLVFRGLGGWEFAQMLRGILEGGYEPAEDLDYVQLREFTVTADPEAPLEVDGELAGFGTPVVFKPAPFKMQVAG; encoded by the coding sequence ATGCCTGCTAGAATCCCCGTCATTCTGAATCCCGCCGCGCGCAGTACGCATGCGGCCGCCCGTGAGAAGGTGCTGCGAGCGCTGACCCCTGAACCGGAGCTGGTGGTGACGGAGAGCCCCGGACAGGCCACGGAGATCGCTGAAAAGCTGGCCCGCGAAGGGCATACGCTCATCGTGGCGGCGGGTGGGGATGGTACCATGAACGAGGTGCTGCAAGGCATCTGCCGGGTGAATGCGGAGCGAGCGCCGGGGGAGAAACACACCGCTTTGGGTGTGCTGCCGTTGGGGACGATGAATGTGTTTTCCCTGGAGCTGGGGCTGCCCAGCCAGGACATCGCCGCCTGCTGGGCGCAGATTTCCAGCGGCCGGCTGAAGGAGGTGGATCTGTGGATGGCCAATGACCAGTATTTTGTACAACTGGCCGGTGTGGGTTTTGATGCGGAGATCATTCAGGAGACGACCTGGGAGAGCAAGAAGCGCTTCGGCCCACTCAGTTACGTCATGTCCGCGATGCAGGTGCTGACGCGCAAGCCGCCCGTGCTGACGGTGACGGTGGAGGGCCGCCCGGCGATGCATGGCTCCGTGGTCCTCATCGGGGCTGGCAAGCACTACGGCGGGCCGGTGGCGGTGTTCCCGAAGGCCTGCAACCAGGACGGACTTCTGGATGTGCTGGTGTTCCGCGGCCTGGGCGGCTGGGAGTTCGCCCAAATGCTGCGCGGCATCCTGGAAGGCGGGTATGAACCCGCAGAGGATCTGGATTATGTGCAGTTGCGGGAGTTTACCGTTACGGCAGATCCGGAGGCTCCATTGGAGGTGGATGGCGAGCTGGCAGGTTTTGGCACGCCGGTGGTTTTCAAACCGGCCCCGTTTAAGATGCAGGTGGCGGGGTAA